A genome region from Gadus chalcogrammus isolate NIFS_2021 chromosome 7, NIFS_Gcha_1.0, whole genome shotgun sequence includes the following:
- the xrra1 gene encoding X-ray radiation resistance-associated protein 1 isoform X1: protein MPAKDLPQSAGHWFVAHREHMEQRNRNIRRTKNNRPDHSTGSDFATPAAGNTLDGSLLSRLHGVENPSDLCSIDISEQRLTSVKNEDFKEFDSIVYINASDNSLSIESFRSFGLLRELDLSLNGCCDMSFHPEDFPHLEVLDLSFNNVSEADIVCIGHLAGLKVLRLTGNRLHQLPANMAGSNPPPTLSGSSSEEKPPFGSLEVLSLDDNQLTSNVFHSLSSLTRLQHLNLQSNNISEVPFMLPDGDGAHTGSNQGHFWGILQPSVGAVESSLPLPQLQFLSLAHNKIAEEEALLSAALFPSLTELVIHNNPLTTQRTGDPPLLTYLLSVRRGVRVKRSDRAEVRKPSVMLPDRFKHKIRSEGRMAKRPWLTEQSHYSPQERERQGFPKDPSSLQAKEREKNDMGDGVTDRPDETKHPEESFFVTKAASQTTGRSTSRWTEKRCPS, encoded by the exons ATGCCAGCAAAAGACCTACCTCAAA GTGCGGGCCATTGGTTTGTAGCTCACAGAGAGCACATGGAGCAAAGAAACAGAAACATAAGAAGGACCAAGAACAATAGGCCGGACCATTCTACGGGGTCGGACTTTGCTACACCAGCTGCTGGCAACACACTGGATGGCTCCTTACTG AGTCGATTACATGGCGTGGAAAACCCATCTGACCTTTGCTCCATAGACATCAGTGAGCAGAGATTGACTTCG GTCAAGAATGAGGACTTCAAGGAGTTTGACAGTATTGTGTACATCAACGCTTCAGACAACTCTCTTTCCATCG AGTCTTTCAGGAGTTTTGGACTCTTGAGAGAGCTCGATCTATCTTTGAATGGATGCTGCGATATGAGCTTCCACCCTGAAGACTTTCCACACCTGGAG GTCTTAGACTTGTCCTTCAACAACGTGTCCGAGGCCGACATTGTTTGCATCGGGCATCTGGCAGGCCTGAAAGTCCTGCGTCTGACAGGAAACAGACTGCACCAACTTCCTGCCAATATGGCTGGTTCAAACCCTCCCCCGACCCTCAG TGGTTCCAGCAGCGAAGAGAAGCCCCCGTTTGGCTCACTGGAGGTGCTGTCGCTGGACGACAACCAGCTGACGTCCAACGTCTTCCACAGCCTCTCCAGCCTCACACG GCTGCAGCATTTAAACCTCCAGAGTAACAACATCTCTGAGGTACCTTTCATGCTGCCCGATGGAGATGGAG CCCACACTGGGTCAAATCAAGGTCATTTCTGGGGAATATTACAG CCTAGCGTTGGTGCAGTGGAGTCCAGTCTACCACTACCACAACTCCAGTTCCTCAGCTTGGCTCACAACAAG ATTGCAGAGGAAGAAGCTCTTCTGTCTGCTGCTCTGTTTCCAAGCCTTACCGAGCTAGTCATCCACAACAACCCTCTCACCACACAGAGAACTG GCGACCCCCCTCTGCTGACGTACCTGTTGAGCGTGAGACGGGGGGTCAGAGTGAAGCGCTCCGACCGAGCGGAGGTCAGAAAACCCTCTGTGATGCTGCCTGACAGGTTTAAACACAAG ATTAGAAGTGAAGGAAGAATGGCAAAAAGGCCATGGTTAACAGAGCAAAGCCATTACTCTccacaagagagggagagacagggctTCCCCAAGGACCCAAGCTCTTTGCAGgccaaggagagggagaagaacgaCATGGGAGATGGGGTAACAGACCGTCCAGATGAAACCAAACATCCGGAAGAATCTTTCTTTGTTACAAAG GCAGCGTCTCAGACGACGGGCCGATCCACAAGCAGGTGGACAGAGAAGAGGTGTCCCTCCTGA
- the xrra1 gene encoding X-ray radiation resistance-associated protein 1 isoform X3: MEQRNRNIRRTKNNRPDHSTGSDFATPAAGNTLDGSLLSRLHGVENPSDLCSIDISEQRLTSVKNEDFKEFDSIVYINASDNSLSIESFRSFGLLRELDLSLNGCCDMSFHPEDFPHLEVLDLSFNNVSEADIVCIGHLAGLKVLRLTGNRLHQLPANMAGSNPPPTLSGSSSEEKPPFGSLEVLSLDDNQLTSNVFHSLSSLTRLQHLNLQSNNISEVPFMLPDGDGAHTGSNQGHFWGILQPSVGAVESSLPLPQLQFLSLAHNKIAEEEALLSAALFPSLTELVIHNNPLTTQRTGDPPLLTYLLSVRRGVRVKRSDRAEVRKPSVMLPDRFKHKIRSEGRMAKRPWLTEQSHYSPQERERQGFPKDPSSLQAKEREKNDMGDGVTDRPDETKHPEESFFVTKAASQTTGRSTSRWTEKRCPS, translated from the exons ATGGAGCAAAGAAACAGAAACATAAGAAGGACCAAGAACAATAGGCCGGACCATTCTACGGGGTCGGACTTTGCTACACCAGCTGCTGGCAACACACTGGATGGCTCCTTACTG AGTCGATTACATGGCGTGGAAAACCCATCTGACCTTTGCTCCATAGACATCAGTGAGCAGAGATTGACTTCG GTCAAGAATGAGGACTTCAAGGAGTTTGACAGTATTGTGTACATCAACGCTTCAGACAACTCTCTTTCCATCG AGTCTTTCAGGAGTTTTGGACTCTTGAGAGAGCTCGATCTATCTTTGAATGGATGCTGCGATATGAGCTTCCACCCTGAAGACTTTCCACACCTGGAG GTCTTAGACTTGTCCTTCAACAACGTGTCCGAGGCCGACATTGTTTGCATCGGGCATCTGGCAGGCCTGAAAGTCCTGCGTCTGACAGGAAACAGACTGCACCAACTTCCTGCCAATATGGCTGGTTCAAACCCTCCCCCGACCCTCAG TGGTTCCAGCAGCGAAGAGAAGCCCCCGTTTGGCTCACTGGAGGTGCTGTCGCTGGACGACAACCAGCTGACGTCCAACGTCTTCCACAGCCTCTCCAGCCTCACACG GCTGCAGCATTTAAACCTCCAGAGTAACAACATCTCTGAGGTACCTTTCATGCTGCCCGATGGAGATGGAG CCCACACTGGGTCAAATCAAGGTCATTTCTGGGGAATATTACAG CCTAGCGTTGGTGCAGTGGAGTCCAGTCTACCACTACCACAACTCCAGTTCCTCAGCTTGGCTCACAACAAG ATTGCAGAGGAAGAAGCTCTTCTGTCTGCTGCTCTGTTTCCAAGCCTTACCGAGCTAGTCATCCACAACAACCCTCTCACCACACAGAGAACTG GCGACCCCCCTCTGCTGACGTACCTGTTGAGCGTGAGACGGGGGGTCAGAGTGAAGCGCTCCGACCGAGCGGAGGTCAGAAAACCCTCTGTGATGCTGCCTGACAGGTTTAAACACAAG ATTAGAAGTGAAGGAAGAATGGCAAAAAGGCCATGGTTAACAGAGCAAAGCCATTACTCTccacaagagagggagagacagggctTCCCCAAGGACCCAAGCTCTTTGCAGgccaaggagagggagaagaacgaCATGGGAGATGGGGTAACAGACCGTCCAGATGAAACCAAACATCCGGAAGAATCTTTCTTTGTTACAAAG GCAGCGTCTCAGACGACGGGCCGATCCACAAGCAGGTGGACAGAGAAGAGGTGTCCCTCCTGA
- the xrra1 gene encoding X-ray radiation resistance-associated protein 1 isoform X2: MPAKDLPQSAGHWFVAHREHMEQRNRNIRRTKNNRPDHSTGSDFATPAAGNTLDGSLLSRLHGVENPSDLCSIDISEQRLTSVKNEDFKEFDSIVYINASDNSLSIESFRSFGLLRELDLSLNGCCDMSFHPEDFPHLEVLDLSFNNVSEADIVCIGHLAGLKVLRLTGNRLHQLPANMAGSNPPPTLSGSSSEEKPPFGSLEVLSLDDNQLTSNVFHSLSSLTRLQHLNLQSNNISEVPFMLPDGDGAHTGSNQGHFWGILQPSVGAVESSLPLPQLQFLSLAHNKIAEEEALLSAALFPSLTELVIHNNPLTTQRTGDPPLLTYLLSVRRGVRVKRSDRAEVRKPSVMLPDRFKHKIRSEGRMAKRPWLTEQSHYSPQERERQGFPKDPSSLQAKEREKNDMGDGVTDRPDETKHPEESFFVTKEVKMQGEMAEGNNRNNTV; encoded by the exons ATGCCAGCAAAAGACCTACCTCAAA GTGCGGGCCATTGGTTTGTAGCTCACAGAGAGCACATGGAGCAAAGAAACAGAAACATAAGAAGGACCAAGAACAATAGGCCGGACCATTCTACGGGGTCGGACTTTGCTACACCAGCTGCTGGCAACACACTGGATGGCTCCTTACTG AGTCGATTACATGGCGTGGAAAACCCATCTGACCTTTGCTCCATAGACATCAGTGAGCAGAGATTGACTTCG GTCAAGAATGAGGACTTCAAGGAGTTTGACAGTATTGTGTACATCAACGCTTCAGACAACTCTCTTTCCATCG AGTCTTTCAGGAGTTTTGGACTCTTGAGAGAGCTCGATCTATCTTTGAATGGATGCTGCGATATGAGCTTCCACCCTGAAGACTTTCCACACCTGGAG GTCTTAGACTTGTCCTTCAACAACGTGTCCGAGGCCGACATTGTTTGCATCGGGCATCTGGCAGGCCTGAAAGTCCTGCGTCTGACAGGAAACAGACTGCACCAACTTCCTGCCAATATGGCTGGTTCAAACCCTCCCCCGACCCTCAG TGGTTCCAGCAGCGAAGAGAAGCCCCCGTTTGGCTCACTGGAGGTGCTGTCGCTGGACGACAACCAGCTGACGTCCAACGTCTTCCACAGCCTCTCCAGCCTCACACG GCTGCAGCATTTAAACCTCCAGAGTAACAACATCTCTGAGGTACCTTTCATGCTGCCCGATGGAGATGGAG CCCACACTGGGTCAAATCAAGGTCATTTCTGGGGAATATTACAG CCTAGCGTTGGTGCAGTGGAGTCCAGTCTACCACTACCACAACTCCAGTTCCTCAGCTTGGCTCACAACAAG ATTGCAGAGGAAGAAGCTCTTCTGTCTGCTGCTCTGTTTCCAAGCCTTACCGAGCTAGTCATCCACAACAACCCTCTCACCACACAGAGAACTG GCGACCCCCCTCTGCTGACGTACCTGTTGAGCGTGAGACGGGGGGTCAGAGTGAAGCGCTCCGACCGAGCGGAGGTCAGAAAACCCTCTGTGATGCTGCCTGACAGGTTTAAACACAAG ATTAGAAGTGAAGGAAGAATGGCAAAAAGGCCATGGTTAACAGAGCAAAGCCATTACTCTccacaagagagggagagacagggctTCCCCAAGGACCCAAGCTCTTTGCAGgccaaggagagggagaagaacgaCATGGGAGATGGGGTAACAGACCGTCCAGATGAAACCAAACATCCGGAAGAATCTTTCTTTGTTACAAAG GAGGTTAAGATGCAAGGTGAGATGGCAGAGGGCAACAACAGGAACAACACAGTTTAG
- the neu3.1 gene encoding sialidase-3.1 has product MINSRMSGVVNADNLQSSIIGKPSSKRGTAELVKTTLFKKEPDGVTYRIPSLLYLPERHTYLAFAEKRTSPSDSDAKILVIRRGTITKDGAIQWSPCEELSTAQLPDHRTMNPCPVYDRKTQTVSLFFICVRSNVTERLQILTGRNQTRLCRVTSRDHGATWGPTADLTDSAFGDAVGRWATFGVGPGHGVQLAAGRLVVPAYAYYEGVRCLCLWPVPLTVKPRALAVYSDDAGLTWRAGALLGAASCECEMAEVVDGEGVAQLYCNARHRGGVRVEALSRDGGGRFEKPRRAEQLVEPCNGCQGSVVGFPAPEPPTGGGSEGAERARTWLAFSHPTHGESRLNLGVYLNRAPLSRSGWDPPMVIHRGPSGYSDLAYSQEDQRFSCLLECGEKSELEQIAFMSFTLDDIRQTAS; this is encoded by the exons ATGATTAATTCAAGAATGAGTGGTGTTGTAAATGCAGAT AATCTTCAATCGTCCATCATTGGGAAACCGTCATCAAAAAGAGGTACTGCGGAACTTGTCAAAACAACTTTGTTCAAAAAGGAGCCAGATGGGGTAACGTATAGAATCCCTTCCCTGCTGTATCTGCCGGAAAGGCACACGTACCTCGCCTTTGCAGAGAAGAGGACCTCTCCATCAGACAGCGATGCGAAAATCCTCGTGATAAGAAGAGGGACAATAACAAAAGATGGTGCCATACAG TGGTCCCCGTGCGAGGAGCTGTCCACAGCCCAGCTCCCAGACCACCGCACCATGAACCCCTGTCCCGTGTACGACCGCAAGACCCAGACCGTCTCCCTGTTCTTCATCTGCGTCCGGAGCAACGTCACGGAGCGCCTCCAGATCCTGACGGGCCGCAACCAGACGCGGCTGTGCCGCGTCACAAGCCGCGACCACGGCGCCACGTGGGGCCCCACGGCAGACCTGACGGACAGCGCCTTCGGGGACGCCGTGGGCCGCTGGGCCACGTTCGGCGTGGGGCCCGGCCACGGCGTCCAGCTGGCGGCCGGGCGCCTGGTGGTGCCCGCGTACGCCTACTACGAGGGCGTCAGGTGCCTCTGCCTCTGGCCCGTCCCGCTCACGGTGAAGCCGCGGGCGCTCGCCGTCTACAGCGACGACGCCGGGCTCACGTGGCGCGCGGGCGCGCTGCTGGGCGCGGCGTCCTGCGAGTGCGAGATGGCGGAGGTGGTGGACGGCGAGGGCGTGGCTCAGCTGTACTGCAACGCCCGTCACCGCGGGGGGGTCCGCGTGGAGGCGCTGAGCCGGGACGGCGGCGGACGCTTCGAGAAGCCCCGCCGGGCGGAGCAGCTCGTCGAACCGTGCAACGGTTGCCAAGGCAGTGTCGTCGGCTTCCCCGCCCCCGAACCGCCGACGGGCGGAGGGTCGGAGGGGGCGGAGCGCGCGCGGACCTGGCTGGCGTTCAGCCATCCCACCCACGGGGAGAGCAGGCTGAACCTGGGCGTGTATTTGAACCGTGCCCCCCTGAGCCGGTCGGGCTGGGACCCCCCGATGGTGATCCACCGCGGGCCCAGCGGCTACTCAGACCTGGCCTACAGCCAGGAGGACCAGCGCTTCTCCTGTCTGCTGGAGTGCGGGGAGAAGAGCGAACTCGAGCAGATCGCCTTCATGTCTTTCACGCTGGATGACATCAGGCAGACCGCCAGCTAG
- the LOC130386312 gene encoding sialidase-3-like: protein MGCENSKCGTAESVKTTLFKKCCCFTYRIPSLLYLPGTRTYLAFAEKRRSSKDVCAKCLMIRRMTTNVHPTEWSPPKELYKELMITELPNHRNMNPCPVYDSTTQTVFLFYISVPCGVTEREQIDTGRNQARLCCVSSSDQGATWEAPRDLTVSVMGEIRVSTLAVGPGHGVQLDSGRLVVPAYAYLPQPGKSESRAFSIYSDDGGSLWQMGKQLDSWSNECEVAEVFDGAKSVLCCNARTRGSRRVEAQSTDGGDTFQMSPETSMLVETGTNGCQGSIIAFPAPNQPEGAVRQTWLAFSHPTNQSFRRDLGMSLNRTPLQSHWDPPKVIHRGPSGYSDLAYSQEDQRFSCLLECGEKSELEQIAFMSFTLDEIRQTSS, encoded by the exons ATGGGTTGCGAAAATTCAAAATGTGGAACTGCTGAATCTGTCAAAACAACTTTGTTTAAAAAGTGCTGTTGCTTTACGTACAGAATACCTTCTCTGCTCTACCTGCCTGGAACCCGCACATACCTGGCCTTTGCAGAGAAGAGGAGATCCTCTAAGGACGTTTGCGCAAAATGTCTCATGATCAGACGGATGACTACAAATGTCCACCCTACAGAG TGGTCCCCCCCCAAGGAGCTGTATAAGGAGCTGATGATCACCGAGCTCCCCAACCACCGCAACATGAACCCCTGTCCCGTGTACGACAGCACGACCCAGACCGTCTTCCTGTTCTACATCAGCGTCCCGTGCGGTGTCACCGAGCGTGAACAGATCGACACGGGGAGGAACCAGGCGCGGCTGTGTTGCGTCTCCAGCAGCGACCAGGGGGCCACGTGGGAGGCCCCTCGGGACCTGACGGTGAGCGTGATGGGGGAGATCAGGGTGTCCACGTTAGCTGTTGGGCCCGGCCACGGCGTCCAGCTGGACAGCGGGCGCCTGGTGGTGCCGGCATACGCCTACCTACCCCAGCCCGGCAAATCGGAGTCACGGGCGTTTTCCATCTACAGCGACGACGGGGGGAGCCTGTGGCAGATGGGCAAACAGCTGGACTCGTGGTCCAACGAGTGCGAGGTGGCGGAGGTGTTCGATGGCGCTAAAAGCGTCCTGTGCTGCAACGCCCGCACTAGAGGGTCGCGGCGGGTGGAGGCGCAGAGCACGGATGGTGGCGACACTTTCCAGATGTCCCCGGAAACGTCGATGCTCGTCGAGACCGGCACAAACGGGTGCCAGGGCAGCATCATCGCCTTTCCCGCCCCCAACCAACCAGAGGGCGCGGTCAGGCAGACCTGGCTGGCGTTCAGCCACCCCACCAATCAGAGTTTCAGGCGGGACTTGGGCATGTCTCTGAACCGCACCCCCCTGCAGTCCCACTGGGACCCCCCGAAGGTGATCCACCGCGGGCCCAGCGGCTACTCAGACCTGGCCTACAGCCAGGAGGACCAGCGCTTCTCCTGTCTGCTGGAGTGCGGGGAGAAAAGCGAACTCGAACAGATCGCCTTCATGTCTTTCACGCTGGATGAAATCAGGCAGACCTCCAGCTAG